In Carya illinoinensis cultivar Pawnee chromosome 10, C.illinoinensisPawnee_v1, whole genome shotgun sequence, one DNA window encodes the following:
- the LOC122278160 gene encoding uracil phosphoribosyltransferase-like isoform X3, protein MEAMASCTSGAPRFSFTCRPKTHARVPFVFISSYSSSSPSLKAISYSNARHRNILSARAHVVTEEKSTSQDRMLVFVPPHPLIKHWVSVLRNVQTPCPIFRNAMAELGRLLLYEASRDWLPTVNGEIQSPMGVASVEFIDPREPMVVVPILRAGLTLAEHASSILPATKTYHLGGTIVAALNLLKERGIDNNQIKVISAVTAPPALQKLSENFPGLHVYTGIIDPTVDDKGFIIPGLGDVGGRSFGT, encoded by the exons ATGGAAGCGATGGCTTCGTGCACGTCCGGTGCGCCGCGTTTTTCGTTCACATGTCGCCCGAAGACCCATGCTCGCGTTCCTTTTGTATTTATTtcctcttattcttcttcttcccccagTCTCAAAGCG ATATCATATTCCAATGCTCGCCACCGTAATATTCTTTCTGCGAGGGCTCACGTGGTTACCGAGGAGAAATCCACATCGCAGGACCGAATGCTG gTCTTTGTCCCTCCGCATCCATTGATCAAGCATTGGGTTTCAGTTCTAAGGAATGTACAGACTCCTTGTCCAATATTTA GGAATGCAATGGCTGAGTTGGGGAGGCTACTTTTGTATGAAGCTTCGAGGGATTGGTTG CCTACGGTCAATGGGGAAATTCAGTCACCAATGGGTGTTGCCTCAGTTGAGTTCATAGATCCAAGGGAGCCAATGGTG GTAGTTCCAATCCTAAGAGCTGGTCTAACTCTTGCAGAACACGCATCTTCTATATTGCCAGCAACAAAAACATACCACCTGG GCGGCACAATTGTAGCAGCTCTCAACCTCTTAAAGGAGCGTGGGATTGATAACAACCAAATTAAAGTG ATTTCGGCTGTTACCGCCCCTCCAGCTCTTCAAAAGCTCAGTGAGAACTTCCCTGG GCTTCATGTATACACTGGAATCATTGATCCCACAGTCGATGACAAAGG GTTCATAATTCCAGGACTTGGAGATGTTGGAGGCCGTAGCTTCGGTACTTGA
- the LOC122278160 gene encoding uracil phosphoribosyltransferase-like isoform X2, which produces MEAMASCTSGAPRFSFTCRPKTHARVPFISYSNARHRNILSARAHVVTEEKSTSQDRMLVFVPPHPLIKHWVSVLRNVQTPCPIFRNAMAELGRLLLYEASRDWLPTVNGEIQSPMGVASVEFIDPREPMVVVPILRAGLTLAEHASSILPATKTYHLGLSRDEETLQPSVYLNKLPDKFPEGSRVFVIDPMLATGGTIVAALNLLKERGIDNNQIKVISAVTAPPALQKLSENFPGLHVYTGIIDPTVDDKGFIIPGLGDVGGRSFGT; this is translated from the exons ATGGAAGCGATGGCTTCGTGCACGTCCGGTGCGCCGCGTTTTTCGTTCACATGTCGCCCGAAGACCCATGCTCGCGTTCCTTTT ATATCATATTCCAATGCTCGCCACCGTAATATTCTTTCTGCGAGGGCTCACGTGGTTACCGAGGAGAAATCCACATCGCAGGACCGAATGCTG gTCTTTGTCCCTCCGCATCCATTGATCAAGCATTGGGTTTCAGTTCTAAGGAATGTACAGACTCCTTGTCCAATATTTA GGAATGCAATGGCTGAGTTGGGGAGGCTACTTTTGTATGAAGCTTCGAGGGATTGGTTG CCTACGGTCAATGGGGAAATTCAGTCACCAATGGGTGTTGCCTCAGTTGAGTTCATAGATCCAAGGGAGCCAATGGTG GTAGTTCCAATCCTAAGAGCTGGTCTAACTCTTGCAGAACACGCATCTTCTATATTGCCAGCAACAAAAACATACCACCTGG GGTTAAGCAGAGATGAAGAGACACTTCAGCCTTCAGTATATCTGAACAA GTTACCTGACAAATTTCCTGAAGGGTCTCGAGTATTTGTAATTGATCCCATGCTGGCAACAG GCGGCACAATTGTAGCAGCTCTCAACCTCTTAAAGGAGCGTGGGATTGATAACAACCAAATTAAAGTG ATTTCGGCTGTTACCGCCCCTCCAGCTCTTCAAAAGCTCAGTGAGAACTTCCCTGG GCTTCATGTATACACTGGAATCATTGATCCCACAGTCGATGACAAAGG GTTCATAATTCCAGGACTTGGAGATGTTGGAGGCCGTAGCTTCGGTACTTGA
- the LOC122278160 gene encoding uracil phosphoribosyltransferase-like isoform X1, producing the protein MEAMASCTSGAPRFSFTCRPKTHARVPFVFISSYSSSSPSLKAISYSNARHRNILSARAHVVTEEKSTSQDRMLVFVPPHPLIKHWVSVLRNVQTPCPIFRNAMAELGRLLLYEASRDWLPTVNGEIQSPMGVASVEFIDPREPMVVVPILRAGLTLAEHASSILPATKTYHLGLSRDEETLQPSVYLNKLPDKFPEGSRVFVIDPMLATGGTIVAALNLLKERGIDNNQIKVISAVTAPPALQKLSENFPGLHVYTGIIDPTVDDKGFIIPGLGDVGGRSFGT; encoded by the exons ATGGAAGCGATGGCTTCGTGCACGTCCGGTGCGCCGCGTTTTTCGTTCACATGTCGCCCGAAGACCCATGCTCGCGTTCCTTTTGTATTTATTtcctcttattcttcttcttcccccagTCTCAAAGCG ATATCATATTCCAATGCTCGCCACCGTAATATTCTTTCTGCGAGGGCTCACGTGGTTACCGAGGAGAAATCCACATCGCAGGACCGAATGCTG gTCTTTGTCCCTCCGCATCCATTGATCAAGCATTGGGTTTCAGTTCTAAGGAATGTACAGACTCCTTGTCCAATATTTA GGAATGCAATGGCTGAGTTGGGGAGGCTACTTTTGTATGAAGCTTCGAGGGATTGGTTG CCTACGGTCAATGGGGAAATTCAGTCACCAATGGGTGTTGCCTCAGTTGAGTTCATAGATCCAAGGGAGCCAATGGTG GTAGTTCCAATCCTAAGAGCTGGTCTAACTCTTGCAGAACACGCATCTTCTATATTGCCAGCAACAAAAACATACCACCTGG GGTTAAGCAGAGATGAAGAGACACTTCAGCCTTCAGTATATCTGAACAA GTTACCTGACAAATTTCCTGAAGGGTCTCGAGTATTTGTAATTGATCCCATGCTGGCAACAG GCGGCACAATTGTAGCAGCTCTCAACCTCTTAAAGGAGCGTGGGATTGATAACAACCAAATTAAAGTG ATTTCGGCTGTTACCGCCCCTCCAGCTCTTCAAAAGCTCAGTGAGAACTTCCCTGG GCTTCATGTATACACTGGAATCATTGATCCCACAGTCGATGACAAAGG GTTCATAATTCCAGGACTTGGAGATGTTGGAGGCCGTAGCTTCGGTACTTGA